The following coding sequences are from one Shumkonia mesophila window:
- a CDS encoding ABC transporter permease subunit: MTSTFRSWRLFTVLAFGYAFLYGPIFLLVIYSFNESKLVTVWSGFSVKWYGELLHNEKLLEAAWLSLKIAFVSATLATIFGTMAALVLDRFGRFRGRTLLSGMIAAPLVMPEVITGLAMLLLFVALETMIGWPDGRGQTTITIAHVTFSMAFVAIVVQSRLRHMDRSLEEAAQDLGARPLKVFFVITLPIIAPSLVAGWLLGFTLSLDDLVIASFVSGPGSTTLPMVVFSSVRLGVSPQINALATVIIVTVAVIITLAGRLMTLKDDGRKPKRS, translated from the coding sequence ATGACCTCCACCTTCCGCTCCTGGCGCCTGTTCACCGTGCTGGCCTTCGGCTACGCCTTCCTCTACGGGCCGATCTTCCTGCTCGTCATCTATTCGTTCAACGAATCGAAGCTGGTCACCGTGTGGTCGGGCTTTTCCGTCAAGTGGTACGGCGAGCTTTTGCATAACGAGAAACTGCTGGAGGCGGCATGGCTCAGCCTGAAGATCGCCTTCGTCTCGGCGACGCTGGCCACCATCTTCGGCACCATGGCCGCCCTGGTGCTCGACCGCTTCGGGCGGTTCCGCGGCCGCACGCTGCTCTCCGGCATGATCGCCGCGCCCCTGGTGATGCCGGAAGTGATCACCGGGCTGGCCATGCTGCTGCTGTTCGTGGCGCTCGAAACGATGATCGGCTGGCCGGACGGGCGCGGCCAGACCACCATCACCATCGCCCACGTCACGTTCTCGATGGCCTTCGTCGCCATCGTCGTGCAATCGCGGCTACGCCACATGGACCGCTCGCTGGAAGAGGCGGCCCAGGACCTGGGCGCGCGGCCGCTCAAGGTGTTCTTCGTCATCACGCTGCCGATCATCGCGCCGTCGCTGGTGGCCGGCTGGCTGCTGGGGTTCACGCTGTCGCTCGACGACCTGGTGATCGCCAGCTTCGTCTCCGGGCCCGGCTCGACCACGCTGCCGATGGTGGTCTTTTCCAGCGTGCGCCTTGGCGTCAGCCCGCAGATCAATGCGCTGGCCACCGTCATCATCGTCACCGTGGCCGTCATCATCACGCTCGCCGGCCGGCTGATGACGCTCAAGGACGACGGGCGCAAGCCCAAGCGGTCCTGA
- a CDS encoding ABC transporter permease subunit translates to MNGLVARIPGRPDRWRERWGQRLVAAFPMGWLLVFFLAPFLFVLKIAFSENRLGIPPYQPLFEWVDGAVLQLQLNLANFGFFLEDPLYAAAYLSSLKMAAISTLICLMIGYPMAYGITKVRQPWRNVLLMLVILPFWTSFLIRVYAWIGILKNEGLLNNFLIWAGVIDQPLPMLHSPFAVYVGIVYSYLPFMILPLYATLERMDLTLREAAQDLGCRPWEVMLKITLPLSLPGIIAGSMLVFIPAAGEFVIPDLLGGSNVLMIGKVLWNEFFLNRDWPLASAVAVVMLVLLVVPFMLFQHYQARQDEGDAA, encoded by the coding sequence ATGAATGGCCTCGTCGCGCGCATCCCGGGCAGGCCGGACCGCTGGAGGGAACGCTGGGGACAGCGATTGGTGGCCGCCTTCCCGATGGGCTGGCTGCTGGTGTTCTTCCTGGCACCCTTCCTGTTCGTGCTGAAGATCGCCTTCTCGGAAAACAGGCTCGGCATTCCGCCCTATCAGCCGCTGTTCGAATGGGTCGACGGGGCGGTGCTGCAGCTTCAGCTCAACCTCGCCAACTTCGGCTTCTTCCTCGAAGACCCGCTCTATGCCGCCGCCTACCTCAGCTCGCTCAAGATGGCGGCTATCTCCACGCTGATCTGCCTGATGATCGGCTATCCGATGGCCTACGGCATCACCAAGGTGCGCCAGCCGTGGCGCAACGTCCTTCTGATGCTGGTCATCCTGCCGTTCTGGACGTCGTTCCTGATCCGCGTCTACGCCTGGATCGGCATCCTCAAGAACGAGGGGCTGCTCAACAACTTTCTCATCTGGGCGGGCGTCATCGACCAGCCGCTGCCCATGCTGCATTCCCCCTTCGCCGTCTACGTCGGCATCGTTTATTCGTACCTCCCGTTCATGATCCTGCCGCTCTACGCGACGCTCGAGCGCATGGACCTGACGCTGCGCGAGGCGGCCCAGGACCTGGGCTGCCGGCCCTGGGAGGTGATGCTCAAGATCACCCTGCCGCTGTCCCTGCCCGGCATCATCGCCGGCTCGATGCTGGTGTTCATCCCGGCGGCCGGCGAGTTCGTCATCCCCGACCTCCTGGGCGGCTCCAACGTGCTGATGATCGGCAAGGTCCTGTGGAACGAGTTCTTCCTCAACCGCGACTGGCCGCTGGCCTCGGCCGTCGCCGTGGTGATGCTGGTCCTGCTGGTGGTGCCCTTCATGCTGTTCCAGCACTATCAGGCCCGCCAGGACGAGGGGGACGCCGCATGA